The Asterias amurensis chromosome 16, ASM3211899v1 genomic sequence TGCTAGGCATGCACCAACAagacgtgaaaaaaaaaaaaaaaaaaaaaaaagcacggACACGCAAAAAAAAACCGGAACAGGGATGTTATTTCGTACTATGGCAAGTTAGTGTTTCAAATAAGGCAGAAAATTTGAAGTGGCTTACGACGAAATAAAATagaaggtctcgaaatcaagcatctgaaagcactcaacttgtgtgacaagggtgttttttcttccattaccaTCTCactacttcgacgaccaaatgagttaagttttcacaggtttgtttgtgcattatgttgagatacaccaagtgagaaaacttgtctttgacaattacctaaggtCTGTAAATCTCGTCTAAGTTTAATACCTGAGTGCATTTCCTCAGCGATTGTTAtactgacgttttgaccctagagAGTATATCTGGAATTTTTATATTTCATATAGCCTGCGATATTCCGGTCGCTATGGTCGAAACATCATGCCGTTAAAAATGTTCTCTTCATTTTAAaccataggtcattttggtttATAAGTTGGTTACAACAgttaattctattttcttagATTATTGTACGGGTGCATTTTTTCCCCTGGTGGCGGGAATTTTATTAAAGTTTCTTAaatgtacaaagctacacaaaatactggtaaaaccaactacttatAGAACGATGCGAAAATAGAATTGGCAGATGGCACACAAGCAGTTAATGTactggtgttttcttttttacctaAACAGTATTGACATGACATTGGCAAGATTGCGTGTATGGTGATATTTTATTGACAGTCCTGCATAATGCATTACCGCACCTCGCTTGAGTGTCTTAGATACATATCTCAGTAGTTTCTTTAAAACAGTATAAGACGACAGGTGATTCTAACAACAGATAAAATCCGGGCCGGAGGTGGATTTGACCGATCTCAAAACATGACTTGTTGGACAGAAACTGCTCTCATCTTTTCCGCTTCTGACGAGACTTTCTGAAGTATAAGACCGTATCAAAGAACCATTGTTTGTGGACCAGTGACGAAGTAGGTCGACTTAAAGCACGCTAATCTAATCGTATGGAAATGGATAATTGTCATAATATGGTAGAGGAGGATCGAATATtacaaaaatacttttaaagttTCAGCTTACAGCTTTTAAAACGCCACTTAGTTAATCTGCTTAGTCGACCGCAATGGGGCGGTATATCACCCTGACGTTTATTGCAAATTGACTGCATTGAATGATAGGTCTAATCAAAGAGCAGGAAGCGTCGGGAAGTGAGGGTATTATGTTGCATACGATAGGGACATAAGCACCACACTAAATTGAAGTTGTTTAGAAGAAAACATCACATAATGACAAATCACTTTCTATCAAACTTCTTAACGATTTGACCGTGAAAATAATTGGAAAACAGAGTCACTAATAAATTGTACACTAAAGCGAGTTATTGTAGAGAGTTATTGTCTTGTTTTATGATGAGAAAGATAGTTGTGCCCACGGCAGCCACAGATAACAATTAAATATCACAGGGATAACTTGTGTGGGAAATCTTAAAGTTTATGGGCGAGTTTGTTTTTCATGAACAAATTTAATCTTGCTATATAAACTTGGCACTCTTTTGCAAACTTTGCGGAAACGCATTTGCCTCGAGCCTATAAAATTTCAACAACTATAATTAATTTACGCACACTTATAAAACTGCCAGCAGAAAACTTTTTAATGAGAATAAAttctagttaaaaaaaaaacagccaaagaaaagagaaaaaaattacaccaacatccaaacaaaaaaaataattcacagTAAAACATCAGCAGCAACAAAATCGGCATCAGCAGCAACaagaaaacacaacaacaaatcgACCCCGACCAAGGTACTATGGGCCCGGGCCATTTGGAAGTCAGAGCACGATTTCACAACTCACCAAGATTCATCGATAAGTAAGTCTAATAATGAGTACAATGTGGTGTCATTATCCTATCACCATGGTTATATTGAAAACCTTAATCGTAATATCAATGATCTACGTCAacaatatttgataaaactcAAGGAGTGAAATTGCAGCACCCACTGTTATTTTAGGACACGTCCCGTACCCGTCTACCTCTGGGCCCTGCCATGGACGCACCCTCTCAAGATAAACACGCACAAGGCATACGCCTGCAACCGTAGACCTCCTATATTGCCCCTCTTTGGTTGATACTCTTTTCGCAATaaaattggttttgtacacgttttccaactgtggactcaatagacccttcccatgaaatatgtaaattgcacatagcgcgtgcgcactgacgttttggttggcaaaatgagggaacatcgcgctgttttgtacacggctaatgggtgcgtgacgcagacgcgattgcgcgtctgcttagtgcacaactctatggcgtttgccaaccaactgggtctgtacgcatgcgtgaatgtgattagcatatttcatgggaagggtccattgtcctCTGTTGTTATAGGTggccggtttgaatgtgtataccggCACACCCTCACTCCCATCCCTAGTCTTCAATGACAGACTGTTCATTATGACATCGCCAcactacggctacggctgggTCGCTGCGTCACCATACATTAAAGCGTTAGGCCTATGACGTCATTAGCAACAATGTCAGCAACATTAGTAGCCATATATAGGTGTAGCCAACTTGGATATGGCTTATTATAGGCTAAGCCTTTTCTTAAAACAACCGCCCTCTCGGGGTGAGATTATCCTCACTTAGTTTCGTCAAAAGAGGTCGCAATACCACCTGCCGAAAAGAGACACTAATCTCGCGGCTTTTCTGTTCTGCTCACATACTGagtttttcttcatattattCCAACAAGAAACAATGGTTTTATCGCGTTTAAACTTGATAcggtacacaacaaatttatgcatTTGTTATACTACAAATAATTGATAAATCAAAAGTCCGTATGGTCTGATATATAGTCACACTCGGAAGACACTCTTACACTCCAATAACGATATccattagcatatttcatgggaagggtccattgtcctCTGTTGTTATAGGTggccggtttgaatgtgtataccggCACACCCTCACTCCCATCCCTAGTCTTCAATGACAGACTGTTCATTATGACATCGCCAcactacggctacggctacggctgggTCGCTGCGTCACCATACATTAAAGCATTAGGCCTATGACGTCATTAGCAACAATGTCAGCAACATTAGTAGCCATGTATAGGTGTAGCCAACTTGGATACGGCTTATTATAGGCTAAGCCTTTTCTTAAAACAACCGCCCTCTCGGGGTGAGATTATCCTCACTTAGTTTCGTCAAAAGAGGTCGCAATACCACCTGCCGAAAAGAGACACTAATCTCGCGGCTTTTCTGTTCTGCTCACAAACTGagtttttcttcatattattCCAACAAGAAACAATGGTTTTATCGCGTTTAAACTTGATAcggtacacaacaaatttatgcatTTGTTATACTACAAATAATTGATAAATCAAAAGTCCGTATGGTCTGATATATAGTCACACTCGGAAGACACTCTTACACTCCAATAACGATATCCATGACTACAATTCTGAGAAAGCTTTTGGGAGATTTTTCCAACAGAAGATGATTTTCAAATCCTCACGATTAAGATAAATGTAACTCCTTAtttctctttaaaaaataatataggCCTTGAGTAAATTAATATACCCAATAGTAGAGCCTCCAACAACCTGCAAAAGTGGAGACTTGTGGTTGAGAACTGattgtggatgttttttttgtttttttttagatatggcGCCCTCTTTAGTTGAGACATGTCGAGGGATGCGCTACACTAAAAAGAGAGATGCATCGAGTCTCATTAATAAAATCTAAACGTTTTTACAGTAAATCAAAGATAAGAACATATTGGCTTTATAGAAAGTACAACATGGTCCAATATACTGTGCCTCTTCAGTCGTTGACATCAAACCTGGTGCATTTTTGGTACATTAACCCACCACAATGGTCCTATTTTGCTGAAGAAAATTAGGTCGTGCATCTCAAGCCCTAAGACTGCTCATGTCCTTATCCGTGAGGATAAAGATAGGTCcttgccgctagatccagtgatccATTGGGTACACTGATATCATTATAAACGTGCAGGGACATACGATGCCCAAACAAtcactgctgtcacgtccgcaatagaatttgactgcgtatctcttcGTGAAATGAGGGTAGTTCAAAGGTCAATCTACACGCCGGCTGGaatgccggtgtcagatgcaattgtgtccccATGGCAATAACGCCGCTCCGACACTTTGCACAATCCATGCAATCGTGTctgggctatgcaaaaaccgtccagcgatgtgcgcgcgtataaagcgagcgtgcatgcactgaacctacgtatatgcagcatgaatattcatgtattttatgattgcagagAATACGcgacggccgaacatttcccatgtcattcatggcCTGCCTATAAAAAAATGGCGagcgtgttccgtcgaccaagggcgtataatttactgcaaggacggtttggcacgggcggacacaactgcatatgcaaatgtgtccgggcggacacaattgcattatgcagcagcgtccgggcggacacgattgcatgcgcaaaaccgtccggcgaacattattgcatatgcaataatgtcttccgtatagtattgcatagaggacataattgcatgcgacaccggtctCTGGCGTTGTTCACGAGTCTCgacgtgtgacgtcagatattcaGGCTACTCAAGCCGCGTCTGTTACTGCTGTGCACGCCAtctatgttaaaggcagtggacactattggtaattgtcaaagactagccttcacatttggtgtatctcaacatatgcataaaatgactaACCTGTTTagcattctaaacttgaggtctcgaaatcaaattcgtggaaatttacttctttctcgaaaactacgttacttcagagggagccgtttctcacaatgctttataccatcaacctctccctctcccttatactcgttaccaagaaaggttttatgctaataaatattttgagtaattaccaatagtgtccactgcctttaaattcagCATGTCAAGAGTTATGATAATAGCTGTAGGCTAATAACTGACAAAGAAGCCATCCCAACCAGCTGTTTGAACAATTCAACTTGATGGTCTACACATGAGTAATTCACAGACACAAACTAAATACAAAATTAACGAATTGTGAGTCAATCTAAAATACCTTTTCGCAACTTGTCTGTGAATCAAAGATTCTGGTTTAGAAAAAAACTGAACTACtggttaaaggcacaggacactaccggtaattactccaaatattcgatagcataaaatattgtgagaaacggatccctctaaAATATAACGAAGTTTtagtgagaaagaggtaatttctcactcaaatattaaaagacttcagccaaATATACATTCAGCCATGTAGCCTTTTATTTgggatctgaaagcacgcaaattagtgcaagggtgcttttttttctttcaatttcattattttcttgcaactcccaataaccaattgagccaacattttcacagatttgttatttatgcatttttattttgagatacactaagtgagaatacttgtcttctacaattaccaaacttgtctAGACCAGTGCATGAGGAAGATTGCCTGTtaccagcttggtgtttatatcccctagtgggagtttgccaagctCCCTTGAAGGGAAGAACATCCTAAacaacacatttaaaaaaacaacatgaaAACGTGCGGGGGAAGGAACTGGGTGATGCATGCTTAAATAACCTCCCTCCCTTTCAATAAGACTTATAGCATTTATTAATTCAACAAATACAGATCAAGGTGACTAAATAACCATTCTGTTATCGTAACGGAATAACTGTGTTGTTTTAGGTCAGAGCAACTTGGCACGCTCTGGTTTTGTGACCTAGATCTTCAATCCCTATTAATACAATACACGAGTTCTGTAACATaccacaaacacaaaaaatggACCAAAAAATATATGTTCATAATATTAGGCTGAGGCACATCACTCAAATCTTTGCTCAGTTTTTAATGGTATCATAAGGCATTATAAACAAGCAAGATTAATTTTTAAgtatttattgtaaatttaGAGGATTTTGATCCTTTTGAACACGAAACACAGTGTCACAGATTAAACTTTCGTAGTTTGAAGATAAGGATGGTAGACAGCTTCTCTAAAATAtgacttgctgaagtgctgtagtttttgagactcgagtaaaacaatgtcaaaaaaaatacgttttacgtgctaaaataatgttcgtctcctgagacgaaaattatttttgtgacttgttgtACCcacttcttaaaaactacagcaactcagcaagtaatattttaagggaagctttctaccatcattagtTCAAAATGGGCGAGTATgtagatctgtggacattttgttttgtggcctatacaaaaagtacccaaaccatAAACGCAATTCAATATTCTGATTATGATGTATTTTGTGTATGTtcaaatgataaataaaaactatttaTCATCATCAAGATGATAAAAGAAGTCAATTAGTATTTATTCAACAAACATTCTTGAAACCCATGACAACCAGAATCTCTGCCCGCTCAGTGTGGAAATGCATTAGACAGTCCCAAATCACGAGAAGGCTGGTTTCTATTATGAGTAAATGTAAAATATTTTTAGtctgaaattaaattaatttgtgcTTTTAGATCAAACCTTTAGATGGGTTCCGAGaaaaaacatcaataaaataaaaaattaccttCTTGTTAGTAGAGACTTGTATTTgtatttcaatttaattatttaatttgattacaccgcaaaaaataataataataaaaaaaatacacaattagTACCAATAACAGCTTTAATGTCCACTACCTATAAGAGagtaaacacaaacaacaattcTAATAAAAATGAGATCGCCAGTAGCCAATTCTTCCTGCTTGGCAATATTTTCTCCCATTTTCCTGGATCACTAACCGCGACAACATAACAACTTCGGCTGTCCACATTTTCAATCGAACAGAGTGAATTTCAGTCAACACTTCAAGAGagccaaacccccccccccccccccaaaaaaaaagagatcGCCAGCAACCACAATTCTTCCTGCTTGGCAATATGTATCCCaggaaataatgtttttttcctgGATCAGTGATTGTGAGAGCACAACATAATAAAGCCTCGATGAAAAACTATACTTCCGCAACTATAGCTCAAGTAGGTCACGACTATAATTATATCGAAACTTGATTTTAACCCTGGTAGATAAATTAGCCCAATGAAATTAAAGTGTGGCAATACATAACGAAATGAGAAATTGTATTGGAAAATAAAAGTCAATGGTTATAAATTGAAACTAAATAATTTTCTGGGTTGAATTAATCTTAATTATCTGCTCATGTTTTGTGTTGTGATTTGAAAGACGTGATGAGTCTGGGGCTAGACTAGGTCTACGTGCCAGACGACCACGCAAACAGTACTCGTTTATAATTTCGGGATTATGACAAGCCAACATTTCCCTGGGAGTTTATATTTAAACCAAAGGTTATTTTTAATTATATCtacgttaaaaaaatataattcctTGTATATTATACCATTACAatttagggccttgtcacaaaAGGCAGTTTCtccaggcaacttggaggcaaccaactgcagtgcatgctaccgGAACACTTTGGTTGCACTGGTTGTGTGTAAattgctttgagacgcccttcgggtaaCGTGAGATACAAAAACCgattcttcttattattataactTATTATGCGGAGGTTGCCTTCCGCACCACGGAAGGTGTCAAATCAATGTAAGGATTACTCCATCTGCAATGGATTAACGTCTTATACTTTAACAGGGAAGGAGGAAAAATAtgctgcttaaaggcattggacacctttggtaattttcaaagagcagtatttccacttggtgtatcccaagatgcatcaaataaaaaacctgtgaaaatttgggctcaatattgTTCATggaatttgcaagagaaagaAAGActaaacaccattgttgcaatactgtgtgtgctttcagatgcataataaaatgcttcagctgaagtaatTTAttatatgagtgagaaattacccctttctcaaaaactacgttacttcagagagagccgtttctcacaatgttttatactgtcaataGCTCTCCGTTACTCGTTATCTGCTTTTggtagcaattattttgagtatttaccaatagcgtccactgcatttaagagCGCAGGAAAATATCTACTGCTTCTCAAGGTTactgagacaaacattattttcataacattgttttactcatttctcaaacactacagcacctcatcaagtaatattttcaggaaagctttttactcattatcttcaaactgtgtaagtttaatgtaaatctgtggacattgtgttttttgtcctacaaagcaacaagtacatagaccctttaagtttTCCCCCAAATTGGATTAATCAatttttcattaaacatatTTACATTTTACGGAATTCTTGTCTTTAGTATGCATTTCTGTATACTGTTGTCTCTTTGAGTTTAAATATTGTAACTTCCAATACGGTAGAATCCACGTAATTAAGCTTTCGGCTGAAGTGcgattttaataaaaaaaaaacaattaataaaatgTATAGGGGCTAGTGTGAGACAACGTTACTATTACACCACGCTCAGTATactaatattttaatattaatacttAAATATCCAAGCTTTCTTCAATTAATATTACGAAAATGTACGATAATCACCTTAATCCAACGTTTCAAGTGACGTCAGTTTTAATGTTCTATATGTACAATGGTGAACGAGAATGTTATGACGTCATAACGAGGCACCAGGGAAGTTAAAGTAGTAGTTAATTTGATCGTTGTATAGCCAATGTTCTTCCTAGTAGTTAATTTGATCGTTGTATAGCCAATGTTGTTCATTGTAGTTAATTTGATCGGTGTATAGCCAATGTTCTTCATTAACAGTATCTCTCAAATTgtccggctggctagttcagtgttgaaaagcaccCACATCGATGACATGGACAAATGCTAAGCTGACGAAGTGAAATGACATGCTAACAGCTTCTTGTGTTGACAGCTTTGCATGGTTTGGAAAATAAGATATTGATTTAACTAAAATGTAAACTTGCGGCTACTGACCAGTTGTAATTTTGAGGAGtgctggctctgaaaagaagCGATTTgttctcgacgtttcgaacagtctTCAAGATATATTCTTCTGAAGATAAGCAGAGTAGGCATATTATGCCTACTGTTCGAAACGCCAACACCACACCCGACTCTTTTGAGAGCCAACACGCATAAAAgatagatttacacatggttgtacctgcaagtttataGTTCATTCCTATCTAACTGGTTCCGTCACTGACAAAGTTAAAGGCAAACCCCGCGTTCAATCTGACGTATTAACCTGTAGGAGGACCATCAGGTAGTCGAATCGTTGCGGTCCCCTCTTCAGACGATACTCCGACTTTCCCCCGGGCACTAAAGGGGTTAAGCTTGATCACTCCGGCCCGGAAGTTTTTGTTAAGACAGATATAGATGATCGGATTCGCGCAAGAGTTTATGAAGGCCAAGACGGTAAAACAACGGTAGGTCAAACTTCGGAAGTAACTTGGCGACAATCCGCCCAGATTGAGAACTAGGAATCCGATTTGATCCGGAGCCCAGCACACGATAAATGTAATGACGACAATCAGGACCATCCGGATCACAAGGCGACGGGACCGGAGCAACGAGAAAGCTGGTGAGGACTGCGATTCGTTCCGGGCAAGGAGCGCGTCAGCTTGTTTCTTCAACTCTCTAATGGCGTGGAAGTGAGATACCACCATCACTGCTACTGGTATCATGAACTCCACGATAAATAGAGTCACACCGTAGAAACCCTGGAAAGTAGGACTGGGCCATATGAGTACACACACGTTATCATCACTCACATGGGTAACGTAAAAACTTGCAACGTTAAGAGTTATAGCCGAGATCCAAACACCTACGACATAATATCTCAAGCGAGCCTTGTTAAATGCACTCCGATGCTTGAGAGGTCGTACCACTGCAAAGTATCTCTCAACGGATAGGAGAGTCAGTGTGAATATGGAAGCCACTATTGATATCCACATAATGACATCAGATTCAATGATCTTACAGTAAGCTTTACCCGCTGTATTGTTAGGTACCACTAGTAGAGAAGGTTTTGGGATGGTGGCTACAGACGTTAGAAGATCCGCTATGGCTAAGATTGCGATCAGCTGGTTGGAGTTACTGTGACGGAGTTTCTTAATGTAGACTACAATGACGAGAGCATTGCCGAGGATACCGAAGATGGCCAGGGTAAGTTTGACGATCGAAAACCAGTCCCATGTTACCCTAGCGAACATCTCACTGGAGTCATCGGTTGTTGAGTTCGGCATTGCATCCATTTTTAGTGACCGTTGATAACACAACTGTTAGAAATGGTGGCAATGTGTTACGACACGTCAATATCAAGCACTCAATTTATATCCACTCAATCCAGAAGGGTACGGAGGAAAACACACAAGTAAACCAATACAAGACTCGGGATAAAACTCCAGCAAGATTCGTAAAATGTGGAATGCTTCCAAAACACTAACCAGAGTTTTGCGTGACAGACCATGGATAGACCTACGCAATAAACTGTCTCACAGTGAAATACTATATCAGATCAACTTAGCAAAGCGATGCAGCATTTTTATGAACTTTGTCTACCATGTGTAGATCATGACACCACGTTATTATAATTGATAACAT encodes the following:
- the LOC139948876 gene encoding allatostatin-A receptor-like, whose translation is MDAMPNSTTDDSSEMFARVTWDWFSIVKLTLAIFGILGNALVIVVYIKKLRHSNSNQLIAILAIADLLTSVATIPKPSLLVVPNNTAGKAYCKIIESDVIMWISIVASIFTLTLLSVERYFAVVRPLKHRSAFNKARLRYYVVGVWISAITLNVASFYVTHVSDDNVCVLIWPSPTFQGFYGVTLFIVEFMIPVAVMVVSHFHAIRELKKQADALLARNESQSSPAFSLLRSRRLVIRMVLIVVITFIVCWAPDQIGFLVLNLGGLSPSYFRSLTYRCFTVLAFINSCANPIIYICLNKNFRAGVIKLNPFSARGKVGVSSEEGTATIRLPDGPPTG